In the genome of Fusarium poae strain DAOMC 252244 chromosome 1, whole genome shotgun sequence, the window GAGGGGGCATATGGTCATGTTTCTCTAGGAAGGTCGTTCGCCCTCGAACTCGGATCAACTATTCCTTCAACGGACAATCGCCTGCAATCTATGGATAAAATCGGCAATTCGGGCGTCAACACAGCGTCTGCCTTTGTCGCGCAGTATACAACTCGCCAAGAGTATCGGTATGGCGAGACACTTCCAGACCGCGGCACAGAACTTATGAGCTTCATGAATCATAACCGCCGCATGTCATTTGCGCAGTCATCCGTGAAAGAGAGTGCCAGTGCCACTACTGCATTGGCTCACATTGAGGCCAGAATTCTTAGCAAGAAAAGCACATCTACTACTGAGGTTCGCGACATACTCCGCAGAGCAGCAGCTCTTCTTTGCCGTACAGACAAGGATGAAGCCGCCGTGGCTCATCATCTCGTGAGCATTCCGTTTGCTCTCTTCACCAAGCAGTCTATTAATCTTGGTGTTTCTCTGTGGCTTGGTGTGATCAACGAGAACCCGAGACAGGAGTCAAGGCTACTAAATGAAATTGTCCAGCAATGGGAGTTCACCCTTGGTCGAAAGGTTGGCCTTTTCAGCCCAACTTTGCACCACGTCGACCCGTTCTTCTTGAAGGAGGAGTTTGCTCCTAGCGAGCTGGAAGCACTAgctaagaagaagcagatTGTGCATGACATTCTTTCCCCCCATACTCGACTGCTACAGTTCTTTGCCAGCCACTACAACGCTACCAGACTTGGCAGCCCTGATATCCAGAGAGTGTTCCTCCGCATGCTGGACCTTACGCTCGAGGCGATGAAGCAATCTGCTACCCATCCCATGGCCAGAGAAATTCGGCTCCAGCTCGTTCTGTTTGGTCTGCGTGTCTTAAAATCCAGCACCACTCTTAAGCCTGCGGCACAATGGAGACTCAAGGAAAGGATTCTCACAGCTGGTTTGTCTTGGTTCAGATCGGCGCCCAAGTGGTCTTTCGGAGGCAACCTCCTACAGATGAAAACAGAGATTCGTCTTATTTCCGACGTGCTCGCAGCTTTGCAGCTCGTCTCATTTATTGGTGCTCAGACTGTTGGCAATGTCAAGTCTCTGCAGTCGAAGGAGCAGCTCCTCGACCTTATGCTTAGAAACGAACAAACTCGTTTAATTGTCTGGGTCAACCCGCTCAACAACCCTAGTAACCAAGCTTTGACTCAACCGGCAGGCAAGGCACCAACTGAAGCCGCTCTCTTACCACTTATACGCACTGCTTGGTGGCAGGACCCTGCCATTGCTATCGAGTTGGCGACCCGATTCCCCTTCCCTCGCCTACAACGCGATATCAGATTCTTGCTCCTTACCATGCCCGAAAAAGCTGTCTTTGAGCCTGAGGCGTTGAATCTGATATTTGGCGGATTTCTTCCTGATGACGTTGGTCCCCAGCAACTCAAGGTATGTCGTATCTATTGATTAATACGTACAACGCTAATATTCGATAGTATTTGTTGTACTGGGAGCCTGTGAACCCCGTAACAGCCGTCACCATGTTCCTGCCAGCCTATCAGTACCACCCCTTCATCATCCAATACGCTATGCGTGCGCTCGAGAGCCATTCTGTGGATGTGACCTTCTTCTACGTTCCCCAGATTGTTCAGTCTCTTCGTTACGACAGCCTTGGATACGTGAAGCGATACATTTTGGAAACGGCCCAGTTCTCTCAGCTGTTTGCTCATCAGATTATTTGGAACATGAAGGCCAACTCGTACAAGGACGATGATGCTCAGATTCCTGACGAAATCAAGCCAACCCTTGATACAGTCATGACACAGATGGTTGATGGTTTTGCGCCCGAAGACCGTGATTTTTACGAGAGAGAGTTTGCCTTCTTTGACGAAGTCACAGATATTTCTGGCAAGCTCAAGCCCTTCATCAAGAAGAGCAAGccggagaagaagcaaaagatTGAAGAGGAGCTGCGCAAGATCAAGGTCGAGGTCGGCGTCTATCTTCCTAGTAACCCTGATGGTGTCGTCATTGGCATTGATCGTAAGTCTGGAAAGCCTCTGCAGAGTCACGCAAAAGCGCCGTACATGGCGACATTCCGCATCCAGAAGAACAAGGGCGGCGTGTCTGAGGTGGACGAGATGATGGATGAGAAGGATGGAGGGGACCATGGAACTCCCGAGAAGACGGTCGAGGTCTGGCAGTCGGCCATTTTCAAGGTTGGTGATGATTGTCGACAGGATGTGCTGGCATTGCAGATGATTGCTGCATTCCGAGGCATCTTCCATGACGTCGGCCTTGATGTCTACGTCTTCCCTTACCGAGTCACTGCCACAGCTCCTGGCTGCGGTGTCATTGACGTACTACCCAACTCGATTTCGCGAGATATGCTTGGTCGTGAGGCCGTCAATGGTCTATACGACTATTTCATCTCCAAGTACGGCAACGAGAACTCGCTTCGATTCCAACGTGCCCGCAGTAACTTTGTCAAGTCGATGGCTGCCTACTCAGTCATCTCATACCTGCTGCAGTTCAAGGATCGACATAACGGTAATATCATGATTGATGACGCCGGTCACATCCTCCACATTGACTTTGGCTTCTGTTTCGATATCGCTCCCGGAGGCATCAAGTTCGAGCGCGCGCCCTTCAAGCTCACAACTGAGATGGTTGCCGTCATGGGCGGTTCAATGGAGCATCAAAGCTTTAAAGCCTTCGAGGAGCTCTGTGTGAAGGCATTCCTTGCCAGTCGTCAGTACTGCGAGAAGCTGAGCCAGATCGTCTCGCTCATGATGGACAGCGGCTTGCCCTGCTTCAAGCCAGAGAGTGTCAAGCACTTCCGCGAGCGGTTcgttcttgacaagagtGAGCGTGATGCCGCCAACTTCATGAAACATCTTATCAAGACCAGTTACTCGAGCCACAGCACGGGTATCTATGATCAGTTCCAGTTGCTGACAAACGGCATTCCTTATTAGGGGAGGCACAAGAGGGGGGTTTACCCAAGGGCTGGAAGTTTTTAATTTCATTGTTTTCTGACGCCTGTGCAGGATTCCGTCCTGCTCTTCCGGGATGAGCGGTTGCAGACCAACATCTACATCCGTAATTCTATAGTAATTAGCTTAGCCAAGCATTTTTGATAATATATATTGTACAGCCAGTTCTTCCTGTATCCGACGCAATCAAAGATTCTGCCATAGCTGAACCTGCAGGGCTGTGTTCTGGTATAGGCTTCTCGAATCTCTGAGGGTCTGGCCTGGTAGACTGGAAAATGAGTCCCTCCTTGTTCTCAAAGCAGGAAGTGAATGCCATGGTCTCTGTTTGCAGCTGATCTCCAACACAACTTTATTTCGGCTTTGCAGCGGATCCCTTGAGCATATGGGTCGGGGCGTTATAGCTGGTGTAGTCGACATGAACAAAAGCTCTGTCGACAATGGGCACAGACTCAAGGAAGTAAGTGAGCACCTCACTAAGATCGTGACTATCCTTGAGTGGTGTCGCGGCAGAAAGCACGATATCGACCTCAACAAACAACTTGTCACCAGCATGGTATGCGCGCAAGTTCTGAATCTGACGA includes:
- a CDS encoding hypothetical protein (BUSCO:380at5125) codes for the protein MTGDIRSKALQKIASLSANSSTTSFDRSDLDRLCRVPMSIREFEVLIALCKTAPKIKSSQSAQRLSYQLFPYILEAHVQLFVPSPFFRKIDPSPTEALAFHVTGALLALGINYDELQETVTDKIWSFVNSCRRATESIISPHAGDPENPHLEDAIRTVTIAVALLGFLDAAAAQADFWRSGGRLALIKKIREILSEPFLVAVETALSTIRNCHSQDREVKEWKRYLRHYASSGRPLGAMLLHKSFAHFVVSSTSLMVKDPASLRQSHVLDIYISQGESLRDIASITLEADFKTVEDYAALAVEEIQYIDGGADFIRMGSPDQQSLAYAVKAAALISYLNCALLNEDAADPEILMSWLQETLDDSVQMADLTLASVTLRCLALICQISPSFSSNVSRILPRFIVQDAPQKSIVTIASNSLAYALKMLSKDAVIGTLYTLGNVLSPGSDQGFANDQIDGTASETGLNPIYARRQSIGSSISVQLYGEEETAIVSGNVVQTICGIAAAFKDEKITALAQSMLQQKLEKVNTGVDARIISGAAALALEGGQLEFRSLLKLFSKLCHTGVVDNQLFLLEAVKNARTFISANLRRDSQLFDIYFEYLLDDIIGLGDVHSSGHTKESDVQMAAKEIAELLHPLAIFMSSNDFASNPITDDETYSLLRDAWFNIVVHGFATNTDRGKQYLRELRMIAIHSPPLVAEQRGEQVESDIELNTVLRRGMSNDRESLQKKLLSELVPSKANEIRSLSYRKVIFLQAAYLMEILRADSGDCTKVLSYFLEPSMAKGDVSSAMEGVAAAVMDKYVQKTQSGMDPTFSAQYAAEQLASIFCSCCHRIERVQQAAFVCADRILRDIPSALCHRSSLFALIELLSLMWSSCLEAETDVYAPRSTFTSELGGVTVELSDDYDFRRWTVDILNRKARVWVNAAINISPLDVKGILQTYLSEFSDEGAYGHVSLGRSFALELGSTIPSTDNRLQSMDKIGNSGVNTASAFVAQYTTRQEYRYGETLPDRGTELMSFMNHNRRMSFAQSSVKESASATTALAHIEARILSKKSTSTTEVRDILRRAAALLCRTDKDEAAVAHHLVSIPFALFTKQSINLGVSLWLGVINENPRQESRLLNEIVQQWEFTLGRKVGLFSPTLHHVDPFFLKEEFAPSELEALAKKKQIVHDILSPHTRLLQFFASHYNATRLGSPDIQRVFLRMLDLTLEAMKQSATHPMAREIRLQLVLFGLRVLKSSTTLKPAAQWRLKERILTAGLSWFRSAPKWSFGGNLLQMKTEIRLISDVLAALQLVSFIGAQTVGNVKSLQSKEQLLDLMLRNEQTRLIVWVNPLNNPSNQALTQPAGKAPTEAALLPLIRTAWWQDPAIAIELATRFPFPRLQRDIRFLLLTMPEKAVFEPEALNLIFGGFLPDDVGPQQLKYLLYWEPVNPVTAVTMFLPAYQYHPFIIQYAMRALESHSVDVTFFYVPQIVQSLRYDSLGYVKRYILETAQFSQLFAHQIIWNMKANSYKDDDAQIPDEIKPTLDTVMTQMVDGFAPEDRDFYEREFAFFDEVTDISGKLKPFIKKSKPEKKQKIEEELRKIKVEVGVYLPSNPDGVVIGIDRKSGKPLQSHAKAPYMATFRIQKNKGGVSEVDEMMDEKDGGDHGTPEKTVEVWQSAIFKVGDDCRQDVLALQMIAAFRGIFHDVGLDVYVFPYRVTATAPGCGVIDVLPNSISRDMLGREAVNGLYDYFISKYGNENSLRFQRARSNFVKSMAAYSVISYLLQFKDRHNGNIMIDDAGHILHIDFGFCFDIAPGGIKFERAPFKLTTEMVAVMGGSMEHQSFKAFEELCVKAFLASRQYCEKLSQIVSLMMDSGLPCFKPESVKHFRERFVLDKSERDAANFMKHLIKTSYSSHSTGIYDQFQLLTNGIPY